One genomic region from Fictibacillus marinisediminis encodes:
- a CDS encoding fumarylacetoacetate hydrolase family protein: MKTITFKKDGEWALGVKTERGILDVKEAVRLLMADTEGIPVTVDELILQGEKGKEALQRLAETELAFREGTFYPEDSLTLGPCVVSPQKIICVGLNYKKHAEESNMALPETPILFSKFSNALAGHLQEVKIPERSLQVDYEVELGVVIGRTARNVEVDEARNYVYGYCTANDLSARDLQFKTGQWLLGKTCDGFSPAGPYLVSSDEIEDPNQLGLKTVLNGTVRQDSNTADMVFSCEEIISYVSQHMTLCPGDLILTGTPEGVIMGEPEGERFWLKDGDEVTVEVEGLGKLTTIMRK; encoded by the coding sequence ATGAAAACAATAACGTTTAAAAAAGATGGGGAATGGGCGCTTGGGGTTAAAACCGAGCGGGGCATTTTGGATGTAAAGGAAGCTGTCCGTCTATTGATGGCGGATACTGAAGGCATTCCAGTTACCGTTGATGAGCTGATTTTACAGGGAGAAAAGGGGAAAGAGGCTCTTCAAAGACTGGCAGAAACGGAGCTTGCGTTTCGTGAAGGCACGTTTTATCCCGAGGATTCCCTTACGCTCGGTCCTTGTGTCGTTTCTCCGCAGAAGATCATTTGTGTCGGTCTGAATTATAAAAAGCACGCCGAAGAGTCCAACATGGCACTGCCTGAAACACCTATCCTTTTCAGCAAATTCAGCAACGCCCTGGCGGGACATCTTCAGGAAGTGAAAATACCGGAGCGTTCTCTCCAGGTGGATTACGAAGTCGAACTGGGCGTGGTGATTGGGAGAACAGCCCGCAATGTGGAAGTGGATGAAGCGAGAAATTATGTTTATGGCTATTGCACGGCCAACGACCTGTCGGCAAGGGATCTTCAGTTTAAAACAGGACAATGGCTGCTCGGTAAAACGTGTGATGGCTTCAGTCCAGCTGGGCCTTATCTTGTGAGCAGTGATGAGATAGAAGATCCTAATCAATTAGGGTTGAAGACTGTCTTAAATGGAACGGTACGCCAAGATTCCAATACGGCTGATATGGTTTTTTCCTGTGAAGAGATCATCAGCTATGTTTCACAGCATATGACCCTCTGTCCCGGCGATCTTATTTTAACGGGTACACCTGAAGGCGTGATTATGGGTGAACCGGAGGGCGAAAGATTCTGGCTCAAGGACGGAGATGAGGTTACCGTAGAGGTAGAAGGGCTTGGTAAATTGACGACAATTATGAGAAAATAA
- the gucD gene encoding alpha-ketoglutaric semialdehyde dehydrogenase GucD, whose protein sequence is MTVQTQVKTFLNYVNGEWVEASTNETIPCINPANKNETVGRVQRSGQEDVDQAVAAAKRAQAAWKKLSGAARGEFLYKAANIMESRADEIAETMTNEMGKTFAEAKGETLRGVAILRYYAGEGMRKTGDVIPSSDSEALMFTTRVPLGVVGVISPWNFPVAIPIWKMAPGLIYGNAIVIKPAQEAAVTAVKVIECLAEAGIPAGVVNMVTGTGSVVGQAIVDHPDVNGITFTGSNATGKAIGQAALSRGAKYQLEMGGKNPVIIAADADLDLAVDGTISGGLRSTGQKCTATSRVIIHEDVYESFKEKLLAKVRELKVGPGLDGETWMGPCASEKQLETVLSYIEKGQAEGASLVYGGRQLTEADTKDGFYVEPAIFENVETGMAISQEEIFGPVLALIKVSTLEEAIELANDVEYGLSASIYTTNISHMLSFINDMDAGLVRINAETAGVELQAPFGGMKQSSSHSREQGQAAIEFYTSIKTVFVKG, encoded by the coding sequence ATGACGGTACAAACACAAGTGAAAACCTTTCTGAACTATGTGAACGGTGAATGGGTGGAAGCGTCCACGAATGAAACGATCCCTTGCATCAACCCCGCCAATAAAAATGAAACAGTAGGCCGCGTTCAGCGTTCGGGGCAGGAAGATGTCGATCAAGCCGTAGCTGCTGCTAAACGCGCACAAGCGGCGTGGAAGAAGCTTTCCGGAGCGGCACGCGGAGAATTCCTGTATAAAGCCGCAAACATCATGGAAAGCCGGGCGGATGAAATTGCAGAGACGATGACGAATGAGATGGGGAAAACCTTCGCTGAAGCAAAAGGAGAAACGTTAAGAGGCGTTGCCATCCTTCGCTATTATGCGGGTGAAGGGATGCGCAAGACCGGTGATGTGATTCCTTCAAGCGACAGTGAAGCTCTGATGTTCACAACAAGAGTCCCTCTTGGGGTAGTTGGCGTCATCTCGCCATGGAACTTCCCGGTCGCGATTCCCATCTGGAAAATGGCGCCTGGCCTCATCTACGGAAACGCGATTGTGATTAAACCGGCACAAGAAGCAGCGGTAACCGCCGTTAAGGTCATCGAATGCCTCGCTGAAGCGGGTATTCCTGCCGGAGTTGTAAACATGGTGACAGGCACCGGCTCTGTGGTCGGACAGGCGATCGTGGATCACCCGGATGTGAATGGAATTACTTTTACCGGTTCAAATGCTACAGGAAAAGCGATCGGACAGGCCGCGCTCTCACGCGGAGCCAAATATCAGCTTGAAATGGGCGGAAAGAACCCGGTTATTATTGCAGCAGATGCAGACCTTGATCTTGCCGTAGACGGTACGATCAGCGGCGGACTTCGCTCAACGGGGCAAAAATGCACAGCGACGAGCAGGGTCATCATCCACGAGGATGTCTATGAATCTTTTAAAGAAAAATTGCTGGCTAAAGTTAGAGAGCTCAAGGTGGGTCCTGGACTTGACGGAGAAACATGGATGGGCCCTTGTGCGAGCGAAAAACAGCTTGAAACCGTATTGTCATATATTGAAAAAGGCCAGGCAGAAGGGGCTTCGCTTGTTTATGGAGGACGTCAGCTTACCGAAGCTGATACAAAAGACGGCTTTTATGTGGAACCGGCTATCTTTGAAAATGTAGAGACGGGCATGGCCATCTCTCAGGAAGAAATCTTTGGACCTGTACTTGCATTAATTAAAGTAAGTACGCTGGAAGAAGCGATCGAGCTTGCGAACGATGTGGAATATGGCTTAAGTGCTTCCATCTACACGACCAACATCAGCCACATGCTCTCTTTCATCAATGATATGGATGCGGGGCTTGTACGGATTAACGCAGAAACGGCTGGTGTGGAACTTCAGGCTCCATTCGGTGGCATGAAGCAGTCAAGCTCTCATTCCAGAGAACAGGGACAGGCAGCCATTGAATTCTACACATCAATTAAAACCGTGTTTGTCAAAGGATAA
- a CDS encoding UxaA family hydrolase, which produces MNPELNNELLGYRRPDGKVGVRNHVLILPTITCATQAAKQITELVQGTVSFIHQHGCAQVGEDYDQTFRTYVGMGLNPNVYGVVVLGLGCETHQARSVAGEIAKSGKPVEVVSIQDHGGTLMTIAEGARVAAKMVQDASAQRREPFDFSELIIGTECGGSDACSGLSANPAVGVVSDLVVDAGGTAILAETTELIGAEHLLAKRAVNEKVAKRVYEVIEKMESRAILMGVDIRTGNPSPGNIEGGLSSLEEKSLGASNKSGSRPLQELIDYAEYPTKKGLVWMDTPGHDIEQLTGMVAGGAQVVLFTSGRGTPTGSPIAPVIKISTNTAMFEKMRDNMDLNAGTIIEGEETIQAAGRRIFDEIKEVSSGKLTKSEVLKQHDFGIWRIGPTF; this is translated from the coding sequence TTGAATCCGGAGCTTAACAACGAACTGCTTGGATACAGGCGGCCGGACGGGAAAGTAGGCGTGCGCAATCATGTGCTGATCTTGCCTACGATTACGTGCGCCACCCAGGCGGCAAAACAAATTACGGAACTGGTGCAGGGAACAGTCAGCTTTATCCATCAGCACGGCTGTGCACAGGTGGGAGAGGATTATGATCAGACATTTCGCACGTATGTAGGGATGGGGCTGAACCCGAACGTTTATGGTGTGGTGGTTCTTGGACTTGGCTGTGAGACTCATCAGGCAAGAAGTGTTGCCGGCGAAATTGCCAAGAGCGGCAAACCGGTGGAGGTTGTTTCCATTCAGGATCATGGCGGAACTTTGATGACGATCGCTGAGGGAGCAAGGGTAGCGGCAAAAATGGTTCAGGACGCCTCCGCACAGCGCAGGGAACCCTTTGATTTCAGTGAATTGATCATCGGGACCGAGTGCGGAGGATCAGACGCCTGCTCTGGCCTTTCAGCAAACCCTGCAGTGGGGGTGGTTAGTGACCTCGTCGTGGATGCTGGCGGAACGGCGATTCTGGCAGAGACGACCGAACTGATCGGGGCCGAACATTTATTGGCGAAAAGAGCCGTAAATGAAAAGGTAGCCAAGCGGGTGTATGAAGTGATTGAAAAGATGGAAAGCAGAGCCATCCTGATGGGGGTTGATATCCGAACCGGTAATCCAAGTCCCGGAAACATTGAAGGCGGCCTCAGTTCACTTGAAGAAAAGTCGCTTGGCGCGTCCAATAAATCCGGCAGCAGGCCACTTCAGGAACTCATTGATTATGCGGAGTATCCGACGAAAAAGGGTCTTGTTTGGATGGATACCCCCGGACATGACATTGAGCAGCTGACAGGTATGGTCGCTGGAGGAGCACAGGTCGTTCTTTTTACGAGCGGACGTGGCACACCGACAGGATCACCGATTGCTCCAGTTATTAAGATTTCAACGAACACTGCCATGTTTGAAAAAATGAGGGACAACATGGACCTTAATGCAGGAACCATCATTGAAGGAGAAGAAACGATTCAGGCGGCCGGCAGACGGATTTTTGACGAGATCAAAGAGGTGTCTTCAGGAAAACTGACAAAATCGGAAGTGCTGAAACAGCATGACTTTGGTATTTGGAGAATCGGGCCGACGTTTTAA
- a CDS encoding UxaA family hydrolase, which produces MNYKTMMMKPLDHVAIALMDLPQGALLLVRCEDKEQEVELKHDIRFGHKFAVKAIGQGEEILKYGEVIGRAVADIGIGEHVHVHNLEGIRGRGDKVESGA; this is translated from the coding sequence ATGAACTATAAAACAATGATGATGAAGCCGCTTGATCATGTAGCGATCGCCTTAATGGATCTTCCGCAAGGGGCACTGCTCCTTGTCCGATGTGAAGACAAAGAACAAGAGGTGGAACTGAAGCACGACATTCGTTTTGGCCACAAATTCGCGGTAAAGGCGATTGGACAAGGCGAGGAGATCTTGAAATACGGCGAAGTCATCGGCCGGGCGGTTGCTGATATTGGAATAGGAGAGCATGTTCACGTTCATAATCTGGAAGGCATAAGAGGAAGGGGAGATAAAGTTGAATCCGGAGCTTAA
- a CDS encoding fumarylacetoacetate hydrolase family protein, with the protein MRILRYEREKGTYTLAALANDERIYDLPYPDFMDMIYASEQSGKTPLHYVQDLIAGQGPIEETLEQLQLAVPITAPEVWASGVTYEKSKDARNYEATAGKLDADTFYDKVYEAERPEIFFKSTAARTVGPGQPVYLRSDSDWQIPEPELGLVLSKSGKVLGYTAGNDMSCRDIEGENPLYLPQAKVWKHSCAIGPVILLADAVDDPYSFDLACRIYRAEEKIVDGSANTKQLKRRFDELVEFLARDNDLFDGTVLLTGTCIVPPNDFTLKDGDRIEIEISSIGVLNNPVKKQESKIAAAR; encoded by the coding sequence ATGCGAATTTTACGTTATGAAAGAGAAAAAGGGACTTACACTCTGGCGGCGCTGGCAAATGATGAAAGAATCTATGACCTCCCTTATCCTGACTTTATGGATATGATCTATGCCTCTGAACAATCAGGGAAAACCCCGCTTCACTATGTTCAAGATCTGATCGCAGGGCAGGGGCCGATCGAAGAAACGCTGGAGCAGCTCCAGCTGGCCGTTCCGATAACGGCACCGGAAGTATGGGCATCGGGTGTGACGTATGAGAAGAGCAAGGACGCCAGAAATTATGAAGCCACCGCAGGAAAATTGGATGCAGACACGTTTTACGACAAAGTATACGAAGCAGAACGCCCGGAAATCTTCTTTAAGTCAACGGCAGCAAGAACGGTTGGCCCTGGACAGCCCGTCTATTTGCGCAGTGATTCCGACTGGCAGATTCCTGAACCGGAGCTTGGGCTGGTGCTGAGCAAGAGCGGAAAGGTGCTCGGGTATACGGCGGGGAACGATATGAGCTGCCGGGACATTGAAGGTGAAAATCCTCTGTATTTACCCCAGGCCAAGGTTTGGAAGCATTCGTGTGCCATCGGTCCGGTCATCTTACTGGCTGATGCGGTAGACGATCCGTATTCCTTTGATCTCGCGTGCCGAATCTACAGGGCGGAGGAAAAGATAGTGGATGGATCGGCGAATACGAAGCAGCTGAAGAGACGATTTGACGAGCTGGTAGAGTTTCTTGCCCGTGACAACGACTTGTTTGACGGAACGGTTTTACTGACAGGTACATGCATTGTGCCTCCTAACGACTTTACCTTAAAGGACGGCGACCGGATTGAGATTGAGATTTCTTCGATCGGTGTTTTGAACAACCCTGTGAAAAAGCAGGAAAGCAAGATTGCAGCAGCTCGCTAG
- a CDS encoding IclR family transcriptional regulator, whose translation MPIIQSVDRALRILDLFDEYETELKITDISSRMNLHKSTVHSLLKTLQHYRYIEQNLENGKYKLGMKLFERGNFVIHNLDIRSVAKKHLMELSMQTGNTIHLVILDGKEGVYIDKVEGSAATILYSRIGRRIPVHCSAVGKALVAFKGQDELASILKDYEYISQTPKTITNEKDFLAELDKVKEEGYAVDNQENEPGVSCIAVPVRDHSGNVIAAISMSQPVHRINKKAVNEVFSMLKDTADKISHELGFGVKASSS comes from the coding sequence ATGCCAATTATTCAGTCTGTAGACCGTGCACTTCGAATCCTGGATCTTTTTGATGAATATGAGACCGAATTGAAGATTACGGATATCAGTTCAAGAATGAATCTTCATAAAAGCACCGTTCATTCGCTATTAAAAACATTGCAGCACTATCGATATATTGAACAAAACTTGGAAAATGGAAAATACAAGCTTGGGATGAAGCTGTTCGAACGCGGGAACTTTGTCATTCATAATCTGGACATCCGTTCTGTCGCTAAAAAGCATTTAATGGAACTTTCAATGCAAACGGGGAACACGATCCATCTCGTTATTTTAGACGGAAAAGAAGGCGTTTACATCGATAAGGTAGAAGGTTCTGCGGCTACTATTCTATACTCCAGAATCGGGCGCAGGATTCCTGTTCACTGCAGTGCTGTCGGAAAAGCGCTCGTCGCTTTTAAAGGCCAGGACGAGCTGGCATCTATCCTAAAAGATTATGAGTACATCAGCCAGACTCCTAAAACGATTACGAATGAAAAAGATTTTTTGGCTGAACTTGATAAAGTTAAAGAAGAAGGCTATGCCGTTGATAATCAGGAAAATGAACCGGGAGTATCCTGTATTGCTGTACCGGTCAGGGATCACTCAGGGAACGTCATCGCCGCCATCAGCATGTCGCAGCCTGTTCACCGAATCAATAAAAAAGCGGTAAACGAGGTTTTCAGTATGCTGAAGGATACGGCAGATAAAATTTCACATGAGCTCGGGTTCGGTGTAAAAGCCTCTTCCAGCTGA
- a CDS encoding bifunctional 4-hydroxy-2-oxoglutarate aldolase/2-dehydro-3-deoxy-phosphogluconate aldolase — protein sequence MLPKVKLLEELTESGIIAVIRRMPREQIIPIAESLVDGGVSAIEVTVDSPDAFLVIEELSDQLKGRAIVGAGTVIDSESARLAIQSGAEFLFSPSLHEEVIRMALRYGKVVMPGVMTPSEMIQAIEWGADMVKLFPASVLGAQFVKDVKAPFPHVPVVPTGGIHLDNAASYIEAGAAAVGVGGSLVHAEAVQTKDYTRIQRTAEQFVSIVNGARQSLSLSDNMR from the coding sequence ATGCTGCCAAAAGTGAAATTGCTTGAAGAATTAACGGAAAGCGGCATTATAGCAGTGATACGCCGAATGCCGAGAGAACAAATCATTCCTATCGCTGAAAGCCTAGTAGACGGAGGAGTCAGTGCCATTGAAGTTACGGTCGATTCTCCAGACGCCTTCCTTGTGATAGAGGAGTTGTCTGATCAGCTGAAAGGCCGTGCGATCGTCGGGGCGGGTACGGTGATTGACAGTGAATCTGCGAGGCTCGCCATCCAAAGCGGTGCAGAGTTCTTATTTAGTCCATCCTTGCATGAGGAGGTTATCCGAATGGCGCTCCGCTATGGAAAAGTGGTGATGCCGGGAGTTATGACCCCTTCAGAAATGATTCAAGCCATTGAATGGGGAGCTGATATGGTCAAGCTCTTCCCTGCCTCTGTTTTAGGTGCTCAATTTGTAAAAGACGTCAAAGCTCCTTTTCCGCACGTACCAGTCGTTCCAACAGGGGGAATCCACCTTGATAATGCAGCCTCCTATATTGAGGCGGGTGCTGCTGCAGTTGGGGTAGGAGGCAGCCTCGTCCATGCTGAAGCTGTTCAAACAAAAGATTATACCCGTATTCAGCGAACCGCTGAGCAATTTGTTTCCATCGTTAATGGTGCACGCCAATCACTCTCCCTATCTGACAATATGCGTTAA
- a CDS encoding sugar kinase produces MDVVTFGETMVLFHPSSAVPLRFAGQFEKTIGGAESNVAIALSRLGHQAGWISRLGNDDFGIYVRNFIRGEGVDTSRVVFDQTRSTAIFFKGKRTEQEPKVYYYRSGSAASRMSPEDLDEDYLSKAKYLHLTGITPALSDSCRDLVFHAIAMAKRHGVMVVFDPNIRLKLWSKEQAKETLIEIASRCDIVLPGIEEGILMTGKSQPEEVARMLLKNGSKAVVVKLGAEGAYYDNGSERGYIEGFPVSRMVDPIGAGDGFAAGFLSGLLRGWTYQEAVRLGNRVGAYAVTVSGDVEGYPYFEQIIRDNEEIPR; encoded by the coding sequence ATGGACGTCGTAACGTTTGGCGAAACGATGGTGCTCTTCCATCCATCATCAGCGGTCCCTCTCCGCTTTGCGGGACAATTTGAAAAAACGATCGGAGGAGCAGAATCCAATGTTGCCATCGCTCTCTCGAGGCTGGGACATCAAGCAGGATGGATAAGCAGACTGGGGAATGATGACTTTGGAATATATGTCCGGAATTTTATCAGAGGGGAAGGAGTGGACACTTCCAGAGTAGTGTTTGACCAAACAAGATCTACAGCCATTTTTTTTAAAGGAAAACGTACAGAACAAGAACCAAAGGTCTACTATTACCGTTCAGGTTCCGCTGCCAGCAGGATGTCTCCGGAAGACTTGGACGAAGACTATCTATCCAAGGCAAAGTATCTGCATCTAACGGGTATTACTCCGGCGTTAAGCGACAGCTGCCGAGATCTTGTTTTCCATGCCATTGCGATGGCAAAACGGCACGGAGTTATGGTTGTTTTTGACCCTAATATCCGGTTGAAGCTTTGGAGTAAGGAACAGGCAAAAGAAACCTTAATTGAAATCGCTTCTCGATGTGATATTGTCCTTCCTGGAATAGAAGAAGGGATTTTAATGACCGGCAAATCTCAGCCTGAAGAAGTTGCCCGGATGCTTTTGAAGAATGGGAGCAAAGCCGTTGTTGTGAAATTAGGAGCTGAAGGAGCCTATTATGATAATGGCAGTGAAAGGGGATATATAGAAGGTTTCCCTGTTTCACGCATGGTGGATCCCATTGGGGCGGGAGACGGTTTTGCTGCAGGTTTTCTTTCGGGTCTGTTAAGAGGATGGACGTATCAGGAGGCTGTGAGGCTGGGGAATCGTGTAGGCGCCTATGCTGTAACCGTTTCTGGAGATGTGGAAGGCTACCCGTATTTTGAACAAATCATACGGGATAATGAGGAAATCCCTAGATGA
- a CDS encoding U32 family peptidase — MEQTRNAIEKLGFPGRDCHELPDSTKTFPDGAQYRVEIPSVEGPASFEAVVEACEQYEVDIHRISQGSGIMLLTDEELEQMSAIGKRENLEVSLFVGPRGTWDVSAMQWASAGKIAGLRVQGMDQLVYSIEDIKRACNAGIRSILVADEGLLWLVNEFKKMGELPGDLIVKVSVQVAQANPVSIRLMEQIGAGTYNVPTDLTLSRLAAIRQAVDLPIDIYVEVPDDVGGFIRHYEIPEIIRVAAPVYIKFGLRNAPNIYPSGSHLESTSIALSKERVRRAKLGLEMIKRYAPHLKVSKRGAEGIATPVHGEKVWTS; from the coding sequence TTGGAACAGACAAGAAATGCGATTGAGAAACTGGGGTTTCCAGGACGAGACTGTCATGAACTGCCAGATTCAACAAAAACTTTCCCTGACGGCGCACAGTATCGGGTGGAGATTCCAAGTGTGGAAGGGCCGGCTTCTTTTGAAGCAGTCGTTGAAGCTTGTGAGCAATATGAGGTGGACATTCACCGGATTTCACAGGGAAGCGGCATCATGCTGCTGACGGATGAAGAACTTGAACAGATGTCAGCCATCGGCAAGCGGGAAAACCTTGAGGTCAGTTTGTTTGTAGGGCCGAGGGGAACGTGGGATGTATCAGCCATGCAATGGGCAAGCGCCGGAAAAATAGCCGGCCTGCGTGTTCAGGGAATGGACCAGCTCGTTTATTCCATTGAGGATATAAAAAGAGCATGCAACGCCGGAATCAGGAGCATCCTGGTGGCGGATGAAGGATTGCTATGGCTGGTGAACGAGTTTAAGAAAATGGGTGAACTGCCGGGAGACCTTATCGTGAAGGTTTCGGTGCAGGTCGCCCAGGCTAACCCCGTTTCCATCCGGCTGATGGAACAGATCGGGGCCGGAACCTACAATGTTCCTACCGATCTCACACTGTCCAGGTTAGCTGCGATCAGGCAGGCTGTTGATCTTCCGATTGATATTTATGTAGAGGTACCGGACGATGTAGGCGGGTTTATCCGGCACTATGAAATACCAGAAATCATCCGTGTAGCAGCTCCCGTTTATATCAAATTCGGCTTGCGGAACGCACCGAACATTTATCCTTCAGGTTCCCACCTTGAATCGACCTCAATCGCTCTATCAAAAGAGCGAGTAAGAAGAGCCAAGCTCGGACTTGAAATGATTAAGCGGTATGCTCCTCATTTAAAGGTTTCCAAAAGGGGAGCAGAAGGCATTGCCACCCCAGTGCACGGTGAAAAAGTATGGACGTCGTAA
- a CDS encoding dihydroxy-acid dehydratase — MKYPYIHNTYNPYRDNVQGKANEPICVAGLLDRSKQIIGHSYEGEAPDWTLEEIYNRLHENAPRIAIIGGSSDHPAHIMDFQTSSRAALRIWQNGGVPFYFSTPVMCDGTAQSNQGMSYSLQSRNAVAEMVVNQIEAHSYHGAFVIQGCDKQPLGVVSALAHLDRIRNYRGEAPFFATFAPAHVLQGGTIPADLFEELESVAKTAEERGAEDIAFDLRDAMAYILQCSSNTAFQGVLQRAKERGFITQAAHDDYEKRLAVNTCDGLGGVCAFNGTGNSSRHLVAGMGLVHPELELLTDPPSQEQINTALDALSVMINQPAFGVSNILAANIKNAVRIHSASGGSTNLMMHIVAGMLYGGYTFSLHELDRIHHEVPVPDLFDYSLTQGRDIFALAMQCCSGNSRGMESLFYELLQNGVPMDVDAPTVTGTSWRGRLEKEGKSPIERIAQNPVILSKPRRPYSGVDVLTGNFFESAVVKISGMTTRQLDEFDKKAAFVLYYENEEDANQGLLDAELIEKLRKDRLFSHENLIAVLKQNAPERYSAYADLSYDPLFDALVEESILKLAVVVSGQGPVAFGMPEMFTPMQHINASRKLKKLATLISDGRYSGVTYGAAVGHMTPEAKEDGGILYLQTGDVLFLDFRERNIQFMEEASFQKGELAFEFDHIRQHRKALAESRMAAIRKRQRMVAASNRLTSHTDAAHGVVPLQVFEEADLDYTKDAVSLKLAKR; from the coding sequence ATGAAATATCCTTACATTCACAATACATATAACCCTTATCGAGACAATGTTCAGGGAAAGGCCAATGAGCCGATCTGTGTTGCAGGCCTCCTGGACCGGTCAAAGCAGATCATCGGACACTCTTATGAAGGAGAAGCGCCGGACTGGACCCTGGAGGAGATCTACAATCGTCTTCATGAGAATGCGCCGAGGATCGCTATTATTGGAGGTTCTTCAGACCATCCGGCACATATCATGGACTTTCAGACGTCTTCCAGAGCAGCTTTGCGGATATGGCAGAATGGCGGTGTTCCCTTCTATTTCTCAACCCCTGTCATGTGTGATGGAACGGCTCAAAGCAACCAGGGAATGAGCTATTCTCTTCAAAGCAGAAATGCGGTGGCGGAAATGGTAGTGAATCAGATTGAGGCACATAGCTATCATGGCGCCTTTGTTATTCAGGGCTGTGATAAACAGCCGCTTGGGGTTGTAAGCGCCCTGGCTCATCTGGACCGCATCCGTAATTACAGGGGAGAGGCGCCTTTTTTTGCGACATTCGCACCGGCTCATGTCTTGCAGGGAGGAACAATTCCTGCAGATTTATTTGAGGAGCTTGAATCAGTGGCAAAAACTGCAGAGGAAAGGGGAGCTGAGGATATTGCCTTTGATCTTCGGGATGCCATGGCCTACATCCTTCAATGCTCATCCAACACTGCCTTTCAAGGAGTGCTTCAGCGGGCGAAAGAAAGAGGGTTCATAACCCAGGCGGCCCACGATGATTACGAAAAGCGCCTTGCGGTCAATACGTGTGACGGGCTCGGCGGCGTATGCGCCTTTAATGGAACAGGAAATAGCTCCCGTCATTTAGTAGCCGGGATGGGTCTGGTCCATCCAGAACTGGAGCTTCTGACCGATCCGCCTTCGCAGGAGCAGATTAATACGGCATTGGACGCACTGTCTGTCATGATCAATCAGCCGGCCTTTGGAGTTTCAAATATCTTGGCGGCAAATATCAAAAACGCGGTTCGTATTCACAGTGCTTCAGGAGGATCCACCAACCTGATGATGCATATTGTAGCGGGCATGCTGTATGGCGGCTACACGTTCAGTCTTCATGAACTGGACAGGATCCATCATGAAGTGCCGGTACCCGATTTGTTTGATTACAGCCTTACTCAGGGCAGGGATATTTTTGCCCTGGCGATGCAATGCTGCTCAGGCAACAGCCGGGGCATGGAGTCGCTGTTTTATGAATTGCTCCAGAACGGAGTTCCGATGGATGTGGATGCGCCGACTGTAACGGGAACAAGCTGGCGCGGCCGGCTGGAGAAGGAAGGGAAGAGCCCGATCGAAAGGATTGCGCAGAACCCTGTCATCCTTTCGAAGCCGCGACGTCCATACAGCGGAGTGGATGTACTGACCGGGAATTTTTTCGAAAGTGCCGTCGTGAAAATCAGTGGGATGACCACCAGGCAGCTCGATGAGTTTGATAAAAAGGCAGCTTTTGTACTTTATTATGAAAATGAAGAGGATGCGAATCAAGGTCTGCTTGATGCTGAATTGATTGAAAAGCTTCGAAAGGACCGGCTGTTTTCCCATGAAAACTTGATTGCGGTTCTGAAGCAGAACGCTCCAGAACGTTATTCAGCTTATGCAGACCTTTCCTATGACCCATTGTTTGATGCCCTGGTGGAAGAAAGTATTTTAAAACTCGCTGTTGTCGTATCGGGTCAAGGCCCTGTGGCTTTCGGCATGCCGGAGATGTTTACTCCGATGCAGCATATTAACGCCAGCAGGAAGCTGAAAAAGCTGGCGACGCTCATCAGTGATGGACGCTACTCAGGCGTAACATATGGAGCTGCTGTCGGCCACATGACGCCTGAAGCGAAGGAAGACGGCGGGATTCTTTACCTCCAGACAGGAGATGTTCTGTTCCTCGATTTTCGAGAACGAAACATTCAGTTCATGGAGGAAGCTTCTTTTCAAAAAGGTGAGCTGGCCTTTGAGTTTGATCACATCCGGCAGCATCGGAAAGCCTTGGCTGAAAGCAGGATGGCAGCAATCCGCAAGCGCCAGCGGATGGTTGCGGCAAGCAATCGCCTGACTAGCCATACGGATGCAGCGCACGGAGTTGTCCCGCTGCAAGTGTTTGAAGAAGCTGACCTTGATTACACCAAGGATGCAGTCTCCCTGAAACTGGCTAAACGTTAA